A single region of the Mechercharimyces sp. CAU 1602 genome encodes:
- a CDS encoding antibiotic biosynthesis monooxygenase: protein MVNREQAYYAVIFTSTRKQEDQGYDQMAVRMDKLAAQQPGYIGVESVRDEGGNGITVSYWESEEAIQQWKRHAAHQLAQEKGKSMWYEDYYVRICKVEREYGLNKKDRK, encoded by the coding sequence ATGGTTAACAGAGAACAAGCATACTATGCGGTGATATTTACATCTACTCGTAAGCAAGAGGATCAAGGGTATGACCAAATGGCAGTAAGAATGGATAAATTAGCAGCCCAGCAACCAGGGTATATCGGGGTAGAAAGTGTGCGTGATGAAGGGGGAAACGGGATCACGGTCTCATACTGGGAAAGCGAAGAGGCGATCCAGCAATGGAAACGTCATGCCGCTCATCAATTAGCGCAAGAAAAAGGGAAGTCGATGTGGTATGAGGATTATTATGTACGTATTTGTAAGGTGGAGCGAGAGTATGGTTTAAACAAAAAGGATAGGAAGTGA
- a CDS encoding MBL fold metallo-hydrolase, producing the protein MGSDHICITCGTHYGRKRINCLICEDERQYVHREGQSWTSMEEMRRSGFRTVWRKHEKHLYGIGVEPRFAIGQRALFMQTEQGNVMWDCIPYLDQETIEKVNALGGLHAILISHPHYYSAMAKWAEVFDCPIYLHEADREWVMQSSRHIRFWSGEELQLWEGVTVRKVGGHFAGSSVLHWREGMDGKGVLLTGDSIYVTADPQWVSFMYGYPVMIPLPKSEVERIVSIVSDLPYERLYAAWFDKVVLHDAKERVRLSAERYMAALEGRLLAERNLSPQHT; encoded by the coding sequence ATGGGGAGCGATCACATCTGTATCACCTGCGGTACACATTATGGACGGAAGAGAATCAATTGTCTTATCTGTGAAGATGAGCGTCAATATGTGCACCGGGAAGGGCAATCTTGGACGAGTATGGAAGAGATGAGGCGGTCAGGATTCCGCACGGTATGGCGTAAGCATGAGAAGCACCTTTACGGTATTGGAGTGGAACCTCGCTTTGCCATTGGACAGCGTGCGCTCTTTATGCAAACAGAGCAGGGGAATGTGATGTGGGATTGCATTCCGTACTTAGATCAGGAAACAATTGAAAAAGTGAATGCATTAGGGGGATTGCATGCGATTCTGATTTCACATCCGCACTATTACAGTGCGATGGCGAAGTGGGCAGAGGTATTTGATTGTCCTATATATCTTCATGAAGCAGATCGTGAGTGGGTAATGCAATCGAGTCGACACATTCGGTTTTGGTCAGGGGAGGAATTGCAACTATGGGAGGGGGTAACTGTACGAAAGGTCGGAGGACATTTTGCTGGCAGCAGTGTATTGCATTGGCGTGAGGGGATGGACGGAAAGGGAGTCTTGCTTACAGGAGATTCTATCTACGTGACTGCCGACCCACAATGGGTTTCTTTTATGTACGGGTATCCCGTAATGATTCCACTACCAAAAAGCGAGGTAGAACGAATTGTAAGTATAGTTTCAGATTTACCATATGAAAGATTGTATGCTGCTTGGTTTGATAAAGTCGTCTTACATGACGCAAAAGAGCGAGTACGATTGTCCGCAGAGCGATATATGGCAGCGCTGGAAGGACGGCTTTTGGCGGAGAGGAATCTTTCTCCTCAGCATACTTAA
- a CDS encoding DUF2254 domain-containing protein, translating to MNSEKLWVKVRDSFWFLPALYSLISFGAVLATSALDVWVVPKLKDLLPSLLLTEKSVAQDLYSSLITSILTMTTISFSTIMVVLTTYTTQFSPRTLQDFMGSRVTQHVLGVYSFGFVFSLLHLLLLGGDQSGLISPTLTVLVAVVCLAFFILFIHHSARFVQVNNLIGQIRSSASQVIQTTFSDEKYHVEEDWDLHDIKSLQTSVGRTIAAPHSGYIQRIQFQPLLRWAQQNNLLLEAHFRVGDYIQKGLPLFTYWQETDGTNKDLTACTHYILIGNERTDDQDIEFSIQKLVEVAVKAISPSINDPHTAVNCINRIGSLLFELAIVYRPLCYFADSNHQLRLIIKPRQYKDYLYKAFYQIRIYGKHDISVVCGILEALYKIALIQSAPLKKEIWSFARYIMEAVDEGSLSKLDHEYYQGHVRQVAEACGKSVK from the coding sequence ATGAATAGCGAAAAATTATGGGTAAAGGTTAGAGATAGCTTCTGGTTTTTACCCGCGTTATATAGTCTCATCTCGTTCGGGGCAGTGCTTGCAACCAGTGCGCTCGATGTGTGGGTAGTCCCCAAGTTAAAAGACTTACTGCCCTCATTATTATTGACGGAAAAAAGTGTAGCACAGGATTTATATAGTTCCTTAATTACCTCAATCTTAACAATGACCACTATCAGTTTTTCTACCATCATGGTTGTACTAACGACTTATACGACCCAATTCTCTCCTCGTACATTGCAGGACTTTATGGGCAGTCGTGTCACTCAGCATGTATTGGGTGTCTACTCGTTCGGATTCGTCTTTTCACTCTTACACTTGCTCCTATTGGGCGGAGATCAAAGTGGACTGATCAGTCCTACACTTACCGTCCTTGTCGCTGTGGTTTGCCTTGCCTTTTTCATTCTCTTTATTCACCATTCCGCTCGCTTTGTGCAAGTAAATAACCTGATCGGACAAATCCGGAGCAGTGCGTCACAAGTAATTCAAACCACTTTTTCTGATGAAAAATATCATGTAGAAGAAGATTGGGATCTACATGATATTAAATCTCTACAAACGTCCGTGGGCCGTACCATTGCTGCTCCCCACTCTGGCTACATCCAACGTATTCAATTTCAACCGCTCTTACGCTGGGCTCAGCAAAATAACCTCCTGCTAGAAGCTCACTTCCGTGTTGGCGATTATATTCAAAAAGGGCTCCCGCTCTTCACCTATTGGCAGGAAACAGATGGAACGAATAAGGACTTAACCGCTTGCACCCACTATATCTTGATTGGCAATGAGCGCACCGATGATCAAGATATCGAGTTTTCGATTCAGAAATTAGTCGAAGTAGCAGTTAAAGCAATCTCTCCTAGTATCAATGATCCTCATACTGCCGTAAACTGTATCAATCGCATCGGCTCATTACTCTTTGAACTGGCAATAGTATATCGACCCCTATGTTACTTTGCCGATAGTAACCATCAGTTACGTCTCATCATAAAACCCCGCCAATACAAAGATTACCTCTATAAAGCTTTTTACCAAATCCGCATTTACGGCAAACACGATATCTCCGTCGTATGTGGTATCTTAGAGGCTTTATACAAAATTGCGCTCATCCAAAGTGCACCGCTCAAAAAAGAGATATGGAGCTTTGCCCGCTATATAATGGAAGCCGTAGACGAGGGCAGTTTATCGAAGCTGGATCATGAGTATTACCAAGGACATGTGAGACAAGTAGCGGAGGCTTGTGGCAAAAGTGTAAAGTAA
- a CDS encoding DUF4349 domain-containing protein — protein sequence MRTYWILLLGFILLISGCSRGEDHSEMLTGDELDEQQEIVQVDPIEEQERAKALTSEEEVAPTEGKNAKPAPDKVIYHAQMEMITKDFADSRKQVEALTVASGGYMVNSSVEEIESRITGTMVLRIPQAKFKEVVNKLEDVGEITSQEVNGNDISEEYVDLTSRLSAKEAQEKRLLTLMEQAEDTKAVLQVSEQLGRVQEEIEQLKGRKRFFDNQVALSTITIHLVENSSPQPKNPTSNLSEDVAGAWVSSLNNIGAFVRGLTVFFVGALPILFFILVVAAPFYWWWRRNRFALGIVKKLDRLDGEETKGEDEQSKRENKEDPLESGHKEE from the coding sequence GTGCGTACATATTGGATACTCTTACTAGGATTTATACTACTGATAAGCGGATGTAGTCGTGGTGAAGACCATAGTGAAATGCTTACGGGAGACGAGTTGGATGAACAACAAGAGATTGTTCAAGTAGATCCGATCGAAGAGCAGGAACGCGCGAAAGCGCTGACAAGTGAGGAGGAAGTAGCGCCAACCGAGGGAAAAAATGCGAAACCGGCTCCTGACAAGGTGATTTATCACGCGCAAATGGAGATGATAACGAAGGACTTTGCCGATAGCCGTAAGCAAGTAGAAGCGTTGACGGTAGCAAGTGGTGGCTACATGGTAAATAGCAGCGTGGAAGAGATTGAAAGTAGAATTACTGGAACGATGGTGTTGCGCATTCCACAAGCAAAATTTAAAGAGGTAGTGAACAAGCTGGAAGACGTAGGGGAGATAACAAGTCAGGAGGTGAACGGAAATGACATTTCTGAAGAGTATGTTGATCTTACATCCCGACTCAGTGCAAAAGAAGCACAGGAGAAGCGGCTCTTAACATTAATGGAGCAGGCAGAAGATACGAAAGCGGTTTTGCAGGTGTCAGAACAATTGGGGCGTGTGCAAGAAGAAATTGAGCAATTAAAAGGACGCAAACGCTTCTTTGACAATCAAGTGGCCTTGTCCACCATTACGATCCATTTAGTGGAGAATTCCTCCCCACAGCCGAAAAATCCGACTTCAAACTTGAGTGAAGATGTTGCAGGAGCGTGGGTGTCCTCCTTAAATAACATCGGAGCTTTTGTACGAGGACTAACGGTATTTTTTGTTGGAGCTTTGCCCATTCTTTTCTTCATCTTGGTGGTTGCTGCTCCATTCTACTGGTGGTGGAGGCGTAATCGATTCGCGTTAGGCATAGTAAAGAAGCTGGATCGTCTAGATGGGGAAGAAACCAAAGGCGAAGATGAGCAGAGTAAACGGGAGAATAAAGAAGATCCACTGGAGAGTGGACATAAAGAAGAGTAG
- a CDS encoding DEAD/DEAH box helicase, whose translation MSTFTSFNIDDYIVRALNKMGFEEATPIQQQTIPVALEGKDLIGQAQTGTGKTAAFGIPLIQKIDKESGDVQALILTPTRELAMQVAEELNRIGQFSGIRSLPIYGGQEIGKQIKSLKKRPQIIVGTPGRLMDHMRRRTIRLHAIQLAILDEADEMLNMGFLEDIETILSEVPEERQTLLFSATMPKSIQDLAMKFMNNPEMIRVKAKEVTMPKIEQHYMEVRPKEKFDVLCRLLDIHSPELAIIFARTKRRVDEVTEGLISRGYSAEGTHGDLTQSKRDRVLRQFREGNIDFLIATDVAARGLDISGVTHVYNFDLPQDPESYVHRIGRTGRAGNIGLATTFVTPREMDHLHLIERTTKRKIDRKPVPTFAAAIEGQQQVTVEKLLSTVSKGDYKSYNSIAKDLLDETDAAVLLAAALKLLTKEPESTPIQLTEEPLRSKRSSFSKGKGRSGGGRNSGGGRGRNSHHRSRPHQKRGGQGGQGRKRYSNAD comes from the coding sequence TTGTCTACATTTACAAGTTTTAATATCGACGACTATATTGTTCGCGCACTGAACAAAATGGGGTTTGAAGAAGCAACCCCCATCCAACAACAGACGATTCCTGTTGCCTTAGAAGGCAAGGATCTGATCGGACAAGCACAGACAGGTACAGGGAAAACCGCTGCTTTTGGCATTCCCCTCATTCAAAAAATCGATAAAGAGAGCGGTGACGTGCAAGCTCTCATTTTAACTCCCACCCGTGAGCTAGCGATGCAAGTAGCTGAGGAATTAAACCGTATTGGTCAGTTTAGCGGAATCCGCTCCCTTCCTATTTATGGTGGGCAAGAGATCGGAAAACAAATTAAATCCTTAAAGAAACGCCCACAAATCATTGTAGGTACCCCAGGTCGCTTGATGGATCACATGAGACGTCGCACCATTCGCCTTCATGCCATCCAGCTTGCCATCTTGGATGAGGCAGACGAAATGTTAAACATGGGCTTCCTTGAGGATATTGAAACTATCTTGAGCGAAGTACCAGAAGAGCGACAAACCTTACTGTTTTCTGCCACGATGCCAAAAAGCATTCAAGATCTCGCTATGAAATTTATGAACAACCCAGAGATGATTCGTGTCAAGGCAAAAGAGGTAACGATGCCGAAGATCGAACAACATTACATGGAAGTTCGTCCAAAAGAGAAGTTTGATGTCTTATGTCGTCTGCTTGATATCCATTCACCTGAATTGGCTATTATCTTCGCTCGTACCAAACGCCGCGTAGATGAAGTAACCGAAGGGTTGATCAGCCGCGGGTATTCCGCAGAGGGAACGCACGGTGATCTGACACAGTCAAAGCGGGATCGTGTGCTGCGTCAATTCCGTGAAGGAAACATCGACTTCCTTATCGCTACCGACGTTGCAGCTCGTGGGTTGGATATCAGTGGTGTTACACATGTATACAACTTTGACCTCCCACAAGATCCTGAAAGCTATGTTCACCGGATTGGTCGGACTGGTCGTGCGGGTAACATCGGGCTTGCTACTACCTTTGTAACTCCACGTGAAATGGATCACTTGCATCTCATCGAACGCACCACCAAGCGTAAGATCGATCGCAAGCCAGTTCCTACATTTGCTGCCGCCATCGAAGGGCAACAGCAAGTAACCGTAGAAAAATTACTGTCCACAGTAAGCAAAGGGGACTACAAATCGTATAACAGCATCGCCAAAGATTTGTTGGATGAAACAGATGCAGCTGTACTCTTAGCCGCAGCGCTCAAATTGTTAACCAAAGAACCAGAATCTACCCCGATCCAGCTAACGGAAGAACCCCTTCGCAGCAAACGCTCTTCCTTCTCCAAAGGGAAAGGCCGCAGTGGTGGTGGACGTAACAGTGGCGGTGGACGTGGGCGTAACAGCCATCATCGCTCACGCCCTCATCAAAAACGTGGTGGTCAAGGTGGACAAGGCCGCAAACGTTATAGCAACGCCGACTAA
- a CDS encoding efflux RND transporter permease subunit, translating to MITWLTKWAFKNRAAVIVMVIITLVLGAISYTSLPREFLPSADQPLITVVVFGQGADSATVARQVTDPVEEAVNTVKGKTSVLSTSSDGFSKVDLYIDADADIDEVSREVEKAVGALNLPEGYSKPAVSQLNTDMIPLWQLGVSFPGEITRESMEKVETEVIPRFEKIDGVASVGVYGKQTTEVLIDVDQEKMAQYQVPVQALQTLLSGKNISVAVGSETVDGKTTNIKVVGELDSVKSLENLQVTEKAKLKDVANVKVVSQGADEKFITRIDGKEAVSLIMMKEASANAVATGEKVVEAMESLNEEYASDFKITTLINFSDFIVNSVNSMMKEVLLGALFATVIILLFLRNFRMTLISILSIPLSIGLTLFLLSMSGITLNILTLGAVAVAVGRLVDDSIVVIENIYRRAQHEAVTKEMVVDATREVALAITSSTLATVVVFLPIGLVKSMKELLLPFSLTITYSLIASLLVALLVVPLMSKRLLKQNGKHREVNPIRYKKMLTWSLNHKWLPLVMAAILFIGSLALFTQIPQGVQEAADNDLSVMVEYPNAKSFQEVKEESIQLEKFLQTQSGVEHINLLIGSNPEDAQWGQVKSPNQVEYFITMKDGADTERIQHELEEETKKYPDGEFNVQLLSMTPGGNSTIDLDLSGGDSSDLLQAAKLVEEKMATIDGVEKVSSNMSERKPTLAVEVDINEANPQEIATQVSTFFHPVPIGMIQIEGKETRVALDLTQEIQNEKDIEKLPIATATGVTTLGQVAEVEKSDEATSIYRKNGEEYVRISVKAEADRLSTVAQNIQVEKEKIELPDGVKMTVGGASEEQAEQYQELFFVMLISIAIVYLLMVMTFRTLRAPLVILFTLPLALIGAVLGLVIAQISVDLGAMIGALMLIGIVVTNAIVFIDRVKQNEEKMNIRDALIEAGATRLRPILMTALATICAMLPLLFMDQNVGSLVSKGLAVVVISGLAVATLLTLIIIPVVYELLHFRKSKKQRIEKAEQVTTTV from the coding sequence ATGATAACATGGTTGACAAAATGGGCATTTAAAAATCGTGCGGCTGTGATTGTAATGGTGATCATCACGTTAGTGTTGGGAGCGATAAGTTATACATCACTTCCACGCGAGTTCCTGCCTTCGGCGGATCAGCCGTTGATAACAGTTGTTGTGTTTGGTCAAGGGGCAGATTCTGCTACAGTGGCGAGACAAGTGACAGATCCGGTCGAAGAGGCGGTAAACACTGTAAAAGGAAAGACGAGTGTTCTTTCCACTTCTTCAGATGGTTTCTCCAAAGTGGATCTCTATATTGACGCGGATGCAGATATTGATGAAGTGAGTCGCGAAGTAGAAAAAGCAGTCGGGGCACTTAACTTACCTGAAGGCTATTCAAAACCAGCGGTATCTCAACTTAATACAGATATGATTCCATTGTGGCAATTGGGAGTCTCTTTCCCAGGTGAAATTACGCGTGAAAGCATGGAAAAAGTAGAAACCGAGGTGATTCCTCGTTTCGAAAAAATTGATGGTGTTGCAAGTGTAGGTGTATATGGGAAGCAGACGACCGAGGTACTTATTGATGTAGATCAAGAGAAGATGGCACAGTACCAAGTTCCTGTGCAAGCATTGCAAACATTACTGAGTGGCAAAAATATATCTGTTGCTGTTGGTAGTGAGACGGTGGATGGAAAAACCACCAATATTAAAGTTGTAGGCGAACTAGACAGTGTGAAGTCATTGGAAAATTTACAGGTGACAGAAAAAGCAAAGCTAAAAGATGTAGCGAACGTAAAGGTTGTTTCTCAAGGAGCGGATGAGAAATTTATTACCCGCATTGATGGTAAAGAAGCAGTATCGCTTATTATGATGAAAGAAGCGAGTGCCAATGCGGTTGCTACAGGTGAAAAAGTAGTGGAGGCGATGGAGTCATTAAATGAAGAATACGCTTCCGATTTTAAAATTACGACTTTGATCAACTTCTCCGATTTTATTGTCAACTCTGTGAACAGCATGATGAAAGAGGTATTGCTGGGTGCCCTCTTCGCTACGGTGATTATTTTGCTGTTCTTGCGGAATTTCCGTATGACACTAATCTCTATTCTCTCAATTCCACTCTCCATAGGGCTAACTTTATTTCTGCTCAGTATGTCGGGGATAACGTTAAACATCCTCACACTGGGTGCGGTAGCTGTGGCGGTGGGACGTTTAGTAGATGATTCGATTGTTGTGATTGAAAACATATACCGCCGGGCGCAACATGAAGCAGTAACAAAAGAGATGGTGGTGGACGCAACAAGAGAAGTAGCTTTGGCAATTACGTCTTCAACGTTGGCGACTGTTGTGGTATTCCTACCTATCGGTTTAGTGAAATCAATGAAGGAGTTACTCCTACCCTTTTCCCTAACGATCACTTATTCGTTGATCGCTTCTCTGCTTGTTGCTTTACTCGTGGTACCACTCATGAGCAAGCGATTGTTAAAGCAAAATGGGAAGCACCGCGAAGTAAATCCGATCCGTTATAAGAAGATGCTGACGTGGAGTTTAAATCACAAATGGCTACCACTAGTGATGGCGGCTATATTGTTTATTGGTTCGCTGGCACTATTTACTCAAATTCCTCAGGGAGTGCAGGAAGCGGCAGATAACGATCTCTCCGTCATGGTAGAGTATCCTAATGCGAAAAGCTTTCAGGAAGTGAAAGAAGAATCGATTCAATTAGAGAAATTCTTGCAAACACAATCGGGGGTAGAACATATCAACTTATTGATCGGTTCTAATCCAGAAGATGCACAGTGGGGACAGGTGAAGTCACCCAATCAAGTAGAATACTTTATCACCATGAAAGACGGTGCAGATACGGAACGCATCCAACATGAATTGGAAGAGGAGACGAAGAAGTATCCGGATGGCGAATTTAACGTGCAATTACTCTCTATGACCCCAGGTGGAAATAGTACGATTGATCTTGATTTATCCGGGGGAGATTCGTCAGACCTTTTACAGGCGGCAAAATTGGTTGAAGAAAAAATGGCTACTATTGATGGTGTAGAAAAAGTATCAAGTAATATGAGTGAGCGTAAACCTACGCTAGCAGTGGAAGTAGATATAAACGAAGCGAATCCACAGGAAATCGCGACACAAGTAAGTACTTTCTTTCATCCCGTTCCTATCGGAATGATCCAGATCGAGGGCAAGGAGACGAGAGTGGCACTCGATTTGACACAAGAAATACAGAATGAAAAAGATATTGAAAAGCTACCAATTGCTACAGCTACTGGAGTAACTACCTTAGGGCAAGTGGCAGAGGTTGAAAAGTCGGATGAAGCTACTTCGATTTATCGCAAAAATGGAGAAGAGTATGTGCGGATTAGTGTAAAGGCGGAGGCCGATCGTCTCTCCACTGTCGCACAAAATATCCAGGTAGAAAAAGAGAAGATAGAGTTACCCGATGGTGTGAAGATGACCGTTGGGGGGGCGAGTGAGGAACAAGCCGAACAGTATCAGGAACTTTTCTTTGTTATGCTAATCTCGATCGCGATCGTTTATCTATTGATGGTGATGACATTCCGTACGTTACGTGCTCCGCTCGTGATTCTCTTCACCTTACCTCTGGCCTTGATCGGTGCGGTTCTGGGATTGGTGATTGCGCAAATATCGGTTGATTTAGGGGCGATGATTGGTGCGTTGATGTTAATCGGGATCGTGGTAACCAATGCGATTGTCTTTATTGACCGAGTAAAACAGAATGAAGAGAAGATGAATATTCGCGACGCCTTAATTGAAGCAGGTGCGACGCGCTTACGTCCTATTTTGATGACGGCGCTTGCCACCATTTGCGCGATGTTACCTCTTCTATTTATGGATCAAAATGTGGGAAGTTTAGTTTCCAAAGGATTGGCTGTGGTTGTGATCAGCGGACTTGCTGTCGCAACGCTGCTTACCTTGATTATTATTCCCGTAGTTTATGAACTTCTCCACTTCCGCAAAAGTAAAAAGCAGCGGATAGAAAAAGCAGAACAGGTGACGACTACAGTATAA